In a genomic window of Spirochaetales bacterium:
- a CDS encoding class I SAM-dependent methyltransferase, with the protein MFTEITTVMSERMAFLETLDKKDRLDGTPKMQRLRQIPPETGRFLSIIAANCPPGQLIEIGTSAGYSTMWISLAAKERRMKVKTFELSEYKIRMAMETFKKAEIEDFVELIEGDALVNIRQTENVAFCFLDCEKEMYLHCWEIMSDKIVKGGILVADNAVNHFETIKPMIEKAQNDERFDSVIVPVGKGELICRRK; encoded by the coding sequence AATGGCCTTCCTTGAAACTTTGGATAAAAAAGACCGGCTTGATGGTACTCCAAAGATGCAAAGGCTTCGGCAGATACCGCCCGAAACCGGCAGGTTCCTCTCAATAATAGCCGCCAATTGTCCGCCGGGCCAACTGATTGAAATAGGTACAAGCGCCGGCTACTCAACGATGTGGATTTCTCTTGCAGCAAAGGAACGAAGAATGAAAGTGAAAACGTTTGAATTGTCGGAATACAAGATACGAATGGCAATGGAAACCTTCAAAAAAGCGGAAATCGAGGATTTTGTCGAACTTATAGAAGGCGACGCCCTCGTCAATATCCGGCAAACTGAGAATGTCGCATTCTGTTTCCTTGATTGCGAAAAAGAAATGTATCTACATTGTTGGGAAATAATGTCTGATAAGATCGTGAAAGGCGGTATCCTGGTCGCCGATAATGCTGTCAATCATTTTGAAACCATTAAGCCGATGATTGAAAAAGCTCAGAACGACGAGCGTTTTGACAGTGTCATTGTCCCGGTTGGTAAAGGCGAATTAATCTGCAGGAGGAAATAA